The sequence below is a genomic window from Thermoflavifilum sp..
ATCGCAAATGCGCAAGGGGGTACTGGAATTCTGCATCCTGGCCATCATCAGGCGGGGGGAGGCTTATCCTTCGGACATCATCGAAAAAATGAAGGCGGCTGGTTTACATGTGCTGGAAGGAACGCTATATCCTTTGCTGACGCGGTTAAAGAATGCAGGACTGCTGAAATATCGCTGGGTAGAGAGTCCATCGGGTCCGCCGCGCAAATATTTTTCCATGACTCCAGAGGGGGAAACTTTTTATCACATGCTTGAGGAGACCTGGAGGGAGATGGTAACGGCCGTGAATCAGCTCACGCAAAACAATTGATTGCATTCATCCATACCTGTAAAATATCGTTAACATGAAAAAAATTATCAACGTCCATCTGTCGGGTTTGTTGATTCCCATGGAAGATACAGCCTATGACATGTTAAAGGCCTACATCGAAAGTTTGCAGCGCCATTTCAGTCAGGAACCAGGCGGCGATGAGATTGTGTCGGATATTGAAGCGCGCATCGGAGAGCTTTTTCAGGAGCGGTTGAGAAAGGGTGAAAATTGCATCACCGATGCCGATGTGCAGGCGGTGATTGCAGCCATGGGGAAGCCTGAAGAGCTGGGAGGAGAAAGCGAGCAGGCTCAAGCTTCTTCATCGCAGGCTTATGTGGAGCTTCGCCCCCGTAAACGGCTTTATCGCGACCCGGATGATAAGATTCTGGGTGGTGTATGTGGAGGGCTGGGAGCTTATTTTGGGGTTGACCCGGTAATCTTCCGACTGGTATTTGCGCTTTTGTTTTTTGGAGCCGGAACGGGTGTATTGCTCTATCTGGTATTGTGGATTGCTGTACCCCGGGCGCGAACGGCATCCGAGAAGTTAGAAATGCGTGGGGAGCGTGTGGATTTGCAAAACATTTCTCAGGCCGTGAAGGAGGAGCTCAGCGGTGTCAAATCCAGGGCTCAGGATCTGGGTAAAGAAGCCGCTGGCGTTTTTAAAAAAAAAGAAAACAATGACATAGGTGAGGCTTTCAGAGAAATTGTGCTGGCCCTGCTGCGGGTCATAGGCTGGATAGCGAAAATAGCGCTGATACTCATCGGTCTGGTCGTCATCTTTTCATTAGGCGTTGCCTTAATCGCAATGATAGGCTCTTCGGCCATGGTTATTCCCTTGAAAAGTTTTATTTGGTCGGGTTGGTGGCCGGGCCTGTTCTTCTGGCCATCGGTTTTATTGGTGCTGGGTATACCCGTGGTGGCATTTATGATTTTTTTGATTCGTAAGCTATCAGGCGCACGACGGATGCATGCGGCTGTGGGGTATACCCTGGCGTTCTTGTGGTTGCTCGGACTGGTTATGCTGGCTTATATGGCCTGGGATGTCGGGCAACATTTTCGGTTGAAAAGTATTTCAAAAGTATCCATCGATTTTCATCAACCATCTGTCCGTACACTTTATGTAAAGTTGCAGCCCGTACTGGGAGCACATGAAATGACTGGCCGTCGAAATTTTACCATCATTGGTAACTGGATCAGCCTCCGAGACGATTCGCTTTTTTATCCCAATGTACGCGTTCATATTATTCCTTCACCACAGGACGACAGTTTTCGCATAGAGGTCAACAAATCAGCCTTTGGTGCAACAATGGATGAGGCAAGGGAAAATGCAGACCGACTCAGCATTCCATTTGTACAGGACGACTCCGTATTATATTTTCCGGATGCAGTGCCGCTTCCTATGGGTGTCCCTTTCCGGAACCAGCAAATAGAGATAAAAATTTTCGTGCCCAACAACCGACAGGCTTTTCTGTTGGGTAAATCTGGTTGGGAAGATGAAAACGGAAATGATGGGGATGATGCGGATCAAGAAACCGATAAGACAATTTCTGAAACCTCGACAGCCCAACATTGGCAACCCCATCGATTTTCGCTTACCGAGCTATCGTTCAGCGATTTGACTGGTAAATGGGAAAAAGAACACGACACGGCTTCTGCTCATGCGAATGAATGGATGGATGGTCTGCTCTATCTGTTTTTCAGCCTGTTTAATATCCAGCCCAGGTAAATTTTCCGTTTTGGAACAAGGAATTTTCGGATTGGTATCGATGTTCAGTGGGAATAATCCATAGTTTTGCTGATTCCTGAAAAAGGGCATGAGCGAAACCATCAGCATAGTACTGGTTGGAAATCCCAACTCTGGAAAAACGTCTTTGTTTAATGCACTCACCGGTCTGAACCAGAAGGTGGGTAATTTTCCCGGAGTGACGGTCGATAAAAAAGTGGGTTACACCCGGTTAGATCATCATCTGGAGGCTAAGGTGGTAGATCTTCCGGGCACCTACAGCATTTATCCGCGAAGTGCCGACGAATGGGTTACTTTCGATGTATTGCTCAATCCACGCAATCCCGATCGGCCCGATATAGTCATCTGCCTGGCCGACGCTTCCAATATCAAACGCAATTTGTTGTTCTGTTCGCAGATCATTGACCTGAAGATTCCGGTGGTCATTGCACTGACCATGATGGATATTGCGCAGCAGAAAGGTATTCGCATTGATGTCCCGGCTCTGGAGCTTGCACTGGGCGTTCCGGTCGTTGCCCTCAATCCCAGAAAAGAAAAAGGAATTGCTGTATTGAAAAAGGTGCTGGCGCTTACGGCAGCCGGGCAATACAGACCTCCGGCACATGATTTTATTCCGGTAAGGGATATGGCTCCTGGCTTGATTGGCAACACCCGAAAGTATGTGGAGGTGAAAAGCGATTACGCTGCGTTGCTGGTTGCGGCGCACCAGGAAAGGCTTAAATTCCTGAATGGCGGGCAAAGATTGGCTTTGATGAATATCCTGGCCGACGAGCAGTTTAATCGAGCAAAGGTACAGGGTGAAGAAATCATGCAACGTTATCAACGGATTTCACAGATTATGGCTCAGGCCGTAATCATCCATGACGCTCATCGAAAAAACTTAATCACAGAGCATATCGATCATATCCTGTTACATCGGTTCTGGGGCTATATCATACTGCTGGCGGTGTTGTTTTTATTGTTTCAAAGCATTTTCTGGCTGGCCCAGTATCCTATGGGATTGATTGAGCAGGCGTTTACCTGGCTCAGCACCTGGCTTAGCCAGCTATTGCCGGCCGGCTGGTTCAGCGACTTATTAGTGAATGGGATTGTGGCTGGATTGAGTGGTATTGCCGTATTTGTGCCTCAGATCATGATTTTATTCGGTCTCATCACCATTCTGGAGGATACGGGATACATGGCCCGGGTGAGTTTTCTCAGCGACCGGCTCATGCGACAGGTAGGGTTAAACGGCAAGTCGGTCATGCCGCTTATCAGCGGCCTGGCTTGTGCAGTGCCTGCCATCATGGCCACCCGAAATATCGAAAATTATAAAGAAAGGTTGATTACCATTCTGGTTACGCCCTTGATGAGCTGTTCGGCTCGTTTGCCTGTATATATCGTATTGATCTCTCTGGTCATTCCCGATCGATACTTGCTGGGCTTCCTGAGCCTTCAGGGGCTGGTCATGATGGGCTTATACCTGTTAGGATTTTTCATGGCTTTACTGGTGGCCTGGGTGATGAAACAGATCATTCATATCAAAGAGAAAAGTTATTTTATTCTGGAGCTACCTGTGTACCGGCCACCCCGCTGGAAAAATGTATTGATCACCATGGTGCAGAAAGCCAGGATTTTTGTGACCGATGCCGGGAAGGTCATTATGGTCATCTCGCTGATCTTGTGGATTCTGGCTTCCTATGGTCCCCATCGACAGATGGAACAACTCCGCACCCATTATGCCTCCCTCATCCAGCAGCAGCCCCAGCATAGAGAAGCCCTTGAAATACAATACCAGGCCGACCGGCTTGAGCATTCCTACGCGGGTATGCTGGGGCATGTCATTGAACCCGTGATCCGTCCGTTAGGGTTTGACTGGAAGATAGGTATTGCCCTCATCACCTCTTTTGCTGCCCGTGAGGTATTCGTAGGGACTATGGCCACGCTATATAGCGTGCAGGGGGGAAAGGATGCCGATCGGGATACACTACGTCAGAAATTACAGCAGGCTCGACATCCCGATGGTTCTAAGGTTTATACCCTGCCGGTTGGACTATCGCTGATGATTTTTTATGTATTTGCCATGCAATGCATGAGTACGCTGGCTGTGGTGAAACGAGAAACCAAATCCTGGAAATTTCCACTTATTCAGCTGGGCTATATGACCGGCCTGGCTTATGTCGCGAGTTTTCTTACCTATCATATTTTTTAGATATTTTTTAGATAGTTTCTAACGAACATCTTTTCCTCCAGATAATCTTCCCGGTTTTTGCTTGACTATTTTAGCCGATTTCTGTAATTTCGTGTGCGCTTTTAAATAAATAAAAACGATAATTCGTTTCTGGATATTCCTGCGGGAATATTCGAATTTTCAGGAATATGGGTAAAAGAACAGTGAAGGCTCATGCCGTGCAGGAAGCCGTAACGGAGGATTATTCCAGGTTATCTTCCACTTCAACCAACACAACCGATCAGGAATACAGGGAAATCACTTCGAGTGAATATCTGCATGCTCAACTGAAACGGCATTTCGGCTTTGACGCTTTCAAGGGGAATCAGGAAAAAATCATCCGGAGCATTTTATCGGGTCGCGACACATTTGTGATCATGCCTACGGGTGGCGGCAAATCGCTTTGCTACCAGCTTCCTGCACTTATCAGTCCGGGTTGTGCCATTATTGTATCACCCCTGATTGCCCTGATGAAGAATCAGGTGGATTTGATCCGCTCCTATAGCAGTAAGGATCATGTAGCACATTTTTTAAACTCCACGCTCTCCAAAACAGAAATCCGGCGGGTGAAGGCCGATCTGTCATCGGGCAAAACCAAAATGCTATACGTGGCACCGGAAACCCTTACCAAAGCGGATAATCTCAGTTTTTTCCGCGAGCTGCATATTTCTTTTTTTGCCGTGGATGAAGCCCATTGCATATCCGAATGGGGGCATGATTTTCGTCCGGAATATCGGCGCCTGCGGGAAATGATCAACGCCATCAACGATCAGTTGCCCGTCATTGCGCTCACGGCCACCGCCACACCTAAGGTACAGAGCGATATCCTGAAAAATCTGGAACTCAAAAATCCCAATATTTTTATTTCTTCCTTTAATCGGCCTAATCTGTACTATGAGATCCGCCCCAAACGCAAAAAAGATCAGACGCTGAAGGAAATCGTCCGTTTCATCATGCAGCATCGCGGCAAGAGTGGAATTATCTATACCCTTAATCGCAAAACTACAGAAGAGATAGCCGATATGCTGGTGGCCAACGGCATCAAGGCTGTGGCTTATCATGCCGGATTGGATGCTGCTACCCGCACCCAGCGGCAGGATATGTTTCTTATGGAAGAAGTGGAGGTCATTGTAGCGACCATTGCCTTTGGGATGGGTATTGATAAACCCGATATTCGGTATGTGATTCATTACAATATTCCCAAGAGCCTGGAGAATTATTATCAGGAAACAGGCCGGGCCGGCCGGGATGGGCTGGAAGGCAAATGCATCTGTTTTTACTCCCATAAGGATATCCACAAGTTAGAACAATTGATGCGCGATAAGCCGCTCAGTGAGCGTGAAATGGGTGCCCAGCTCATCAATGAAATGGTGGCTTACGCCGAGAGCTCCGTATGCCGCAGGAAATTTATCCTGCATTATTTTGGAGAGCAATTTGAACAGGAAAACTGTGGCCATTGTGATAATTGCCTCAACCCCAAAGAAAAAATCGAAGTTAAAAACCGGGTAACCATTGTGTTGCGCACCATACAGGCGCTCAATGAGCGGTTCGGTATTGAATATCTGGTGGATATGATCTGCGGTAAGCCCACGCCACAGATCACCACCTATCGGCATGATGAACTTCCTGAATTTGGCAGCGGCAAAGAACACGATGCTCACTTCTGGAATTCGCTCATTCGCCAGATGATGCTGGAAGGGCTCGTTGAAAAAGATATAGAAGAGTATGGCCTGTTGAAGATTACCGAAAAGGGCAAACATTTTCTCGCTCATCCCTATCCCATCTATTTTTCCCTGAATCATCAATTCGATGAAGAGGAAGTTGATGATGAGGATACACCCACTGGCCCGGGTGCAGGTGCGGTAGATCCCGTATTGTTTGAAATGTTGAAGGATTTAAGGAAAAAGGTGGCCAAGGAAAAAGGATTGCCTCCATTCGTGGTATTTCTTGAAACCTCTCTCGAAGACATGGCCACCCAGTATCCTACTACGCTCGAAGAACTGGAGCGCATTCAGGGTGTGAGCAAGGGTAAGGCCCTAAAATTCGGTAAACCTTTCGTGGAGATGATTCAGCAATATGTGGAAGAGCATGATATCGAAAAGCCCGATGATTTTGTGATGAAAAGTGTGGTGAACAAAAGCGGCCTGAAAGTATTCATTATCCAGAATATCGATAAAAAAATACCGCTGGAAACAATTGCCCGGTCGCGTGATCTCACCCTCTCGCAATTACTGGATGAAATGGAAACCATTGTAGCCAGCGGCACCCGCCTGAATGTGGATTATTGCATTGACGAGGAGCTGGATGAGTATGCCAAGGAAGAAATTATGGAATATTTCAAACATTGTGAGACCTCCAGTCTCGAAGCTGCCCGGGAAGCCCTCAGTGACGGCGATTATACGGTAGAGCAACTCAAACTGATGCGCATCAAGTTTCTCAGTGAATATGGCAATTGATGTTAAACTTGGTGCGGAAGGGAAAATACTTATCTTTGCAGCCCCTGGCTTTTAAGGTGCGGTAGCTCAGTTGGTAGAGCAGAGGACTGAAAATCCTCGTGTCGGCGGTTCGATTCCGCCCCGTACCACATCCGCATTCGTAAGCGCTTCATCCATTTTCTCGCTGTTTTTCTATTTACACGAAAAATCCCGGCTGAGGCCGGGATTGGAGGATTTTTACCTTGCGGAACCACTTTGTTCACAAGCTTTCATCGTGCTGACTGATATCCAGCCCGATTTCTTCGTCTTTGTCCCTCACCCGCAGAGGATAAAGCCAGTTGATCAGTTTAAATAAAATCCAGGACACCGTGAATGCATACAATACGGCAATGCACATGCCGGATACCTGATGCAGGAAGAAGGATGTGCCGCCATACCAGAGTCCGTCGTTACCGGCGGGGTTTATTTGTTTGCTGGCGAATATACCTGTAAGTAGCATCCCTACCATGCCTCCGATACCGTGACAGGGAAACACATCGAGGGTATCATCAATCGAAGTTTTACTTTTCCAGTAAACAGCCAAGTTTGAAATCACAGCAGCTGTAAATCCAATGAAAATACTCTGGGGAATACCCACAAAACCGGCTGCCGGGGTGATGGCTACCAGTCCCACCACAGCACCAATGCAGAAACCCAGTGCAGAAGGCTTTCTCCCACGTAGCGCGTCGAAGAAAATCCAGGCCAGACCCGCAGCTGCAGAAGCTGTATTGGTAGTAGCAAAAGCACTTACGGCAAGCGGGCCGGCTGTGAGGGCAGAACCAGCATTAAATCCAAACCAACCGAACCAGAGTAAGCCGGTGCCTAATAATACATAGGTAATCCGGGCCGGCTTGGTAGGTTCACCGAATTGATGCACTTTTCTGGGTTTCAATACCAGGGCCCCTGCCAGGGCTGCACATCCTGCTGAGATATGCACTACGGTACCCCCGGCAAAGTCCAACACGCCCATTTTATAGAGAAATCCGTCAGGATGCCAGGTCCAGTGGGCCAGTGGTGCATAGACAAACAAGCTGAATAAAATCATAAACAATACATAAGCAGTAAATCGAATCCTTTCTGCCGTAGCCCCTACCACCAGAGCCGGAGTGATGATGGCGAATTTCATTTGAAACAAAGCATACAGTAAAAGCGGGATGGTCAGCACAATTTGCGTATGGACTCCTAAATTGGGGGCATGTCCATTTAAACCGTGAAAAAAAGCAAAAGTGAACGGGTTGCCAATTAACCCATGCCAGCTCTTCCCAAAAGCCAGGCTAAACCCGCACACCACCCAGAGCACACTCATCAGCCCGGTGGCAATAAAACTCTGCAACATGGTAGAAATCACGTTTTTCTTACTCACCATGCCACCGTAAAAGAAAGATAGCCCGGGCGTCATCAGCAATACCAGTGCAGATGCGATTAACATCCACACGATATCGGCAGCTTGATAGCTTCCCTGTCCGGAGAAATCATGTACAACCGGTATAAAAATGCCAGTAACCGCAACCACTCCTAAAATCAAAAAGGGCAATGCCGCCGCCAATCCCCTGTGCTCATGTCGGCTGGAAGAAGGAGTGGATTTGACTTCTTCCTTGTGTACAATGCTTTCAGCAAACTCCAGCATAATTGAAATTTTTTACATTAAAAACTTTAATATTTAAATTTTGTAAAGCAAAATTATCAATCTATTTGATAAAAATACCAATAAACGGATAGATATTTTTTTGTTTAATTCGTATTAGTTGTCTAAGAATGCTTTCATTTGGATTTGGAGGAAAAGCTTTTTTGCTGCTGTTGAAGTGCGAAGAGCTGGTCGCGTAATCGGGCGGCTTCCATGAAGTCTAACTCCCTGGCGGCTTTTTCCATGGCCTTTTTTACCTGTTTGATGCGCTTTTCTAATTGGGAGGGGGTAAGGTATTCGGTTTCAGGTTCGGCAACGGCCTGCAGGGAAGTTTGTTGGGTGGGGTCGGAATCCGGTGTTTCGGATTCGCGTATATCCAGTACGGAAGTTTGCTCCAGAATTTGTCGGATGGATTTCTGTATGCCACGGGGTGTTATCCCATGTTGTTGATTGTAGCGCATTTGTTTTTCCCGGCGACGGTTGGTTTCGTCGATGGTTTTTTGCATGCTTTCGGTGATGGTGTCGGCGTAGAAGATGACTTTTCCGTTTGCATTGCGGGCGGCCCGGCCAGCCGTCTGGGTCAGGGAAGTCTGGTTGCGCAGAAAGCCTTCTTTATCGGCGTCTAAGATGGCCACCAGCGATACTTCCGGCAGGTCAAGTCCCTCCCGCAGGAGGTTCACGCCTACAATCACATCTACCTTTCCTAAGCGAAGTTCTCGGAGGATTTCCACCCGTTCCAGGGTGTCGATTTCGCTGTGGATGTATTTAGACCGGATCTGGAGTCGTTTAAGATATGTATCGAGCTCTTCGGCCATGCGTTTGGTGAGGGTGGCCACCAGTACCCGTTCGCCTTTTTTTACCCGCTGATCAATTTCGTCGAGCAAATCATCAATCTGATTCTGGCTGGGCCTGACTTCAATAGGCGGATCCAGCAATCCCGTCGGCCTCACCACCTGCTCCACGACAACACCTTCACATTTTTCCAGTTCATATTCGCCCGGAGTGGCACTGACGAAGATAACCTGGTTCATCAGGCTTTCGAATTCCTGAAAATTCAGTGGACGGTTATCAAGTGCCGATGGCAGTCGGAATCCGTATTCCACCAGGGTGAGCTTACGGGAGCGGTCGCCGCCATACATGCCGGCGACCTGGGGAATGGTGACATGGCTTTCGTCGATCACCATTAAAAAATCTTTCGGAAAATAATCCAGCAGGCAAAAGGGACGGGTGCCGGGTGCCCGGCGGTCAAAAAATCGGGAATAGTTTTCGATGCCATTGCAATAACCCAGTTCCCGGATCATTTCCAGGTCGTAGTTGACCCTTTCCTGCAACCGCTGGGCTTCGATATATTTTCCCTGTGATTTGAAATAATCGACCTGTGCCGCCAGTTCATCCTGGATTTCGTGCAGAATTTGCTGGAATTGATCCCGGGGGGCCAGATACAGGTTGGCCGGGAAAATAGCGGCATCTTCCATCTCCAGCAGGCGTTTACCGGTTTCCAGGTCAAACTGTTCGATCGATTCGATTTCATCGCCGAAAAAGATGATGCGCAATCCATAATCGGCATAGGGCAGGTAAATCTCCACGGTATCACCTTTTACCCGAAACGAACCCCGGGTGAAATCTACGGTCGTACGGTTGTACAGCGCCTCCACCAGCGAACGCAGGAAGGCGCTCCGGCTCAAGGTTTGTCCCCGATGGATACGCGTGATGCCCCGTTCATATTCCGCGGGATTACCGATGCCATAAATGCAGCTCACACTGGCTACCACGATGATATCGCGCCGGCCCGAGAGCAAATTGGATGTGGCTTTAAGCCGCAGCTTGTCTAATTCGTCGTTGATCGACAGGTCTTTCTCGATATAGGTATCGGTAACCGGGATATAGGCTTCGGGTTGATAATAATCATAATAGGAAACAAAGTATTCCACGGCGTTTTCCGGAAAAAACTGTCGGAATTCCCCGTATAGCTGGGCTACGAGCGTCTTATTGTGGGTCAGCACCAGGGTGGGCTTCTGCACGTTCTGGATCACATTGGCAATGGTGAAGGTTTTACCCGATCCGGTTACACCCAGCAAGGTCTGGAATTTTTCTCCTCGAAGAATGCCTTCGGTAAGCTGAGCAATAGCTTCCGGCTGATCGCCGGCCGGGGGATAAGGCGATACCAGCTTAAACGGCATATCGTAAAATTACGGATTCTGAAAAACACAGGATGGTAAAAAACTAAAATTAGATAGGATTGAGTTTGACTATTATTTTCTTAAATCTTTGTTGAATCTGAAAATGATGTAGCCATCAAATTTTGATATTCCTCTTCACCTGTAGTCAGTGTGAGCCCGGTACCATCAGCTGCACCGGAAAAAGTCTAAGCCTTTCCGGCCTGCATCGTTTCAGCCTCATTTTCTCGGGATGTTTTGCGAAACATCCGGGTAGTGCTAC
It includes:
- the recQ gene encoding DNA helicase RecQ yields the protein MGKRTVKAHAVQEAVTEDYSRLSSTSTNTTDQEYREITSSEYLHAQLKRHFGFDAFKGNQEKIIRSILSGRDTFVIMPTGGGKSLCYQLPALISPGCAIIVSPLIALMKNQVDLIRSYSSKDHVAHFLNSTLSKTEIRRVKADLSSGKTKMLYVAPETLTKADNLSFFRELHISFFAVDEAHCISEWGHDFRPEYRRLREMINAINDQLPVIALTATATPKVQSDILKNLELKNPNIFISSFNRPNLYYEIRPKRKKDQTLKEIVRFIMQHRGKSGIIYTLNRKTTEEIADMLVANGIKAVAYHAGLDAATRTQRQDMFLMEEVEVIVATIAFGMGIDKPDIRYVIHYNIPKSLENYYQETGRAGRDGLEGKCICFYSHKDIHKLEQLMRDKPLSEREMGAQLINEMVAYAESSVCRRKFILHYFGEQFEQENCGHCDNCLNPKEKIEVKNRVTIVLRTIQALNERFGIEYLVDMICGKPTPQITTYRHDELPEFGSGKEHDAHFWNSLIRQMMLEGLVEKDIEEYGLLKITEKGKHFLAHPYPIYFSLNHQFDEEEVDDEDTPTGPGAGAVDPVLFEMLKDLRKKVAKEKGLPPFVVFLETSLEDMATQYPTTLEELERIQGVSKGKALKFGKPFVEMIQQYVEEHDIEKPDDFVMKSVVNKSGLKVFIIQNIDKKIPLETIARSRDLTLSQLLDEMETIVASGTRLNVDYCIDEELDEYAKEEIMEYFKHCETSSLEAAREALSDGDYTVEQLKLMRIKFLSEYGN
- a CDS encoding ammonium transporter — translated: MLEFAESIVHKEEVKSTPSSSRHEHRGLAAALPFLILGVVAVTGIFIPVVHDFSGQGSYQAADIVWMLIASALVLLMTPGLSFFYGGMVSKKNVISTMLQSFIATGLMSVLWVVCGFSLAFGKSWHGLIGNPFTFAFFHGLNGHAPNLGVHTQIVLTIPLLLYALFQMKFAIITPALVVGATAERIRFTAYVLFMILFSLFVYAPLAHWTWHPDGFLYKMGVLDFAGGTVVHISAGCAALAGALVLKPRKVHQFGEPTKPARITYVLLGTGLLWFGWFGFNAGSALTAGPLAVSAFATTNTASAAAGLAWIFFDALRGRKPSALGFCIGAVVGLVAITPAAGFVGIPQSIFIGFTAAVISNLAVYWKSKTSIDDTLDVFPCHGIGGMVGMLLTGIFASKQINPAGNDGLWYGGTSFFLHQVSGMCIAVLYAFTVSWILFKLINWLYPLRVRDKDEEIGLDISQHDESL
- the uvrB gene encoding excinuclease ABC subunit UvrB, which translates into the protein MPFKLVSPYPPAGDQPEAIAQLTEGILRGEKFQTLLGVTGSGKTFTIANVIQNVQKPTLVLTHNKTLVAQLYGEFRQFFPENAVEYFVSYYDYYQPEAYIPVTDTYIEKDLSINDELDKLRLKATSNLLSGRRDIIVVASVSCIYGIGNPAEYERGITRIHRGQTLSRSAFLRSLVEALYNRTTVDFTRGSFRVKGDTVEIYLPYADYGLRIIFFGDEIESIEQFDLETGKRLLEMEDAAIFPANLYLAPRDQFQQILHEIQDELAAQVDYFKSQGKYIEAQRLQERVNYDLEMIRELGYCNGIENYSRFFDRRAPGTRPFCLLDYFPKDFLMVIDESHVTIPQVAGMYGGDRSRKLTLVEYGFRLPSALDNRPLNFQEFESLMNQVIFVSATPGEYELEKCEGVVVEQVVRPTGLLDPPIEVRPSQNQIDDLLDEIDQRVKKGERVLVATLTKRMAEELDTYLKRLQIRSKYIHSEIDTLERVEILRELRLGKVDVIVGVNLLREGLDLPEVSLVAILDADKEGFLRNQTSLTQTAGRAARNANGKVIFYADTITESMQKTIDETNRRREKQMRYNQQHGITPRGIQKSIRQILEQTSVLDIRESETPDSDPTQQTSLQAVAEPETEYLTPSQLEKRIKQVKKAMEKAARELDFMEAARLRDQLFALQQQQKSFSSKSK
- the feoB gene encoding ferrous iron transport protein B, which produces MSETISIVLVGNPNSGKTSLFNALTGLNQKVGNFPGVTVDKKVGYTRLDHHLEAKVVDLPGTYSIYPRSADEWVTFDVLLNPRNPDRPDIVICLADASNIKRNLLFCSQIIDLKIPVVIALTMMDIAQQKGIRIDVPALELALGVPVVALNPRKEKGIAVLKKVLALTAAGQYRPPAHDFIPVRDMAPGLIGNTRKYVEVKSDYAALLVAAHQERLKFLNGGQRLALMNILADEQFNRAKVQGEEIMQRYQRISQIMAQAVIIHDAHRKNLITEHIDHILLHRFWGYIILLAVLFLLFQSIFWLAQYPMGLIEQAFTWLSTWLSQLLPAGWFSDLLVNGIVAGLSGIAVFVPQIMILFGLITILEDTGYMARVSFLSDRLMRQVGLNGKSVMPLISGLACAVPAIMATRNIENYKERLITILVTPLMSCSARLPVYIVLISLVIPDRYLLGFLSLQGLVMMGLYLLGFFMALLVAWVMKQIIHIKEKSYFILELPVYRPPRWKNVLITMVQKARIFVTDAGKVIMVISLILWILASYGPHRQMEQLRTHYASLIQQQPQHREALEIQYQADRLEHSYAGMLGHVIEPVIRPLGFDWKIGIALITSFAAREVFVGTMATLYSVQGGKDADRDTLRQKLQQARHPDGSKVYTLPVGLSLMIFYVFAMQCMSTLAVVKRETKSWKFPLIQLGYMTGLAYVASFLTYHIF
- a CDS encoding PspC domain-containing protein; its protein translation is MKKIINVHLSGLLIPMEDTAYDMLKAYIESLQRHFSQEPGGDEIVSDIEARIGELFQERLRKGENCITDADVQAVIAAMGKPEELGGESEQAQASSSQAYVELRPRKRLYRDPDDKILGGVCGGLGAYFGVDPVIFRLVFALLFFGAGTGVLLYLVLWIAVPRARTASEKLEMRGERVDLQNISQAVKEELSGVKSRAQDLGKEAAGVFKKKENNDIGEAFREIVLALLRVIGWIAKIALILIGLVVIFSLGVALIAMIGSSAMVIPLKSFIWSGWWPGLFFWPSVLLVLGIPVVAFMIFLIRKLSGARRMHAAVGYTLAFLWLLGLVMLAYMAWDVGQHFRLKSISKVSIDFHQPSVRTLYVKLQPVLGAHEMTGRRNFTIIGNWISLRDDSLFYPNVRVHIIPSPQDDSFRIEVNKSAFGATMDEARENADRLSIPFVQDDSVLYFPDAVPLPMGVPFRNQQIEIKIFVPNNRQAFLLGKSGWEDENGNDGDDADQETDKTISETSTAQHWQPHRFSLTELSFSDLTGKWEKEHDTASAHANEWMDGLLYLFFSLFNIQPR
- a CDS encoding PadR family transcriptional regulator, whose amino-acid sequence is MNIDNTQSQMRKGVLEFCILAIIRRGEAYPSDIIEKMKAAGLHVLEGTLYPLLTRLKNAGLLKYRWVESPSGPPRKYFSMTPEGETFYHMLEETWREMVTAVNQLTQNN